One genomic segment of bacterium includes these proteins:
- a CDS encoding TldD/PmbA family protein, producing MLEKLKEVLGKVSSGYADIRYEIWKVTDINMVNGRIESSTTNVISGGSVRFFNKGTFGFATFTRPEDAEKALASAEKLSKLINIDKEVELYPDKPKKDKAVPSITLHPETIPFDEKVELVKKYHSIFEGNEKFSSISVLYREELLTRYYVNTEGTEIIEERPYCGVAASVVGKEGNILQRAHRSFGDLRGYETVLNKEKDFEDIKKDVLDLLKADKVEGGVYTVILDPQIAGVFIHEAFGHLSEADHVYGNEKLKQIMTLGKTMASEILSVVDDGSMVGERGYIAYDDDGVKSKKTYLIKNGKLVGRLHSRYTAALMNEEPTGNSRAIRFNYIPLVRMTNTYIENGDKSFEELLEGIDKGLYVVGALGGQTELEMFTFSAAKAYKIEKGKITEPVRDVVLSGNLFETLKNIDAIGNDLKIFGGLGGCGKGGQMPLPVSDGAPHIRIRNVVIGGK from the coding sequence ATGCTTGAAAAACTTAAGGAAGTGCTGGGAAAGGTGTCAAGCGGGTATGCAGATATCCGCTACGAAATATGGAAGGTAACCGATATAAACATGGTGAACGGGCGCATCGAAAGCTCCACCACAAATGTAATCTCCGGCGGTTCTGTGAGATTTTTCAACAAAGGTACCTTCGGATTTGCTACATTCACGAGGCCTGAAGACGCAGAAAAAGCCTTGGCCAGTGCAGAAAAATTGTCAAAGTTGATTAACATAGATAAAGAAGTAGAACTTTACCCCGATAAACCCAAAAAGGACAAAGCGGTTCCATCCATCACCCTTCATCCAGAAACTATTCCTTTTGACGAAAAAGTAGAACTGGTTAAGAAATATCACAGTATTTTCGAGGGTAACGAAAAATTTTCATCAATATCGGTCCTTTATCGAGAAGAACTACTAACAAGATATTACGTGAATACCGAAGGGACTGAAATTATTGAGGAGAGGCCATATTGTGGAGTCGCTGCAAGTGTTGTTGGTAAAGAAGGTAATATTCTCCAGAGAGCCCATAGAAGCTTTGGAGACCTCAGGGGCTATGAAACGGTTTTAAATAAAGAGAAGGATTTTGAAGACATCAAAAAAGATGTGCTGGACCTCCTGAAAGCCGACAAAGTTGAAGGTGGTGTATACACAGTAATTCTTGATCCACAAATAGCTGGAGTCTTCATACATGAAGCTTTTGGTCACCTCTCAGAAGCGGACCACGTTTACGGGAACGAAAAATTGAAACAGATTATGACTCTCGGAAAAACCATGGCTTCAGAAATCCTATCCGTCGTCGACGATGGCTCCATGGTTGGTGAGAGAGGCTACATAGCTTACGATGACGATGGAGTCAAATCAAAGAAAACCTACCTTATAAAGAACGGAAAGCTTGTAGGGAGGCTCCATTCACGATACACAGCAGCTCTAATGAATGAAGAACCTACAGGGAATTCAAGGGCTATCAGATTTAACTATATACCTCTTGTCAGAATGACCAACACCTATATAGAAAATGGAGATAAAAGTTTTGAAGAACTCCTCGAAGGAATTGATAAAGGTCTATATGTGGTCGGTGCTTTAGGTGGGCAGACAGAACTTGAAATGTTTACCTTCTCTGCAGCGAAAGCTTATAAAATTGAAAAAGGGAAGATTACCGAACCCGTGAGAGATGTTGTACTTTCGGGAAATCTTTTTGAGACCTTGAAAAACATTGACGCAATTGGAAACGATCTGAAAATTTTCGGAGGACTTGGAGGATGCGGTAAGGGAGGCCAAATGCCCCTTCCCGTTTCCGATGGTGCTCCTCACATTCGCATCAGAAACGTCGTAATAGGAGGAAAATAA
- a CDS encoding TldD/PmbA family protein translates to MEKIIKEAKNRNLRYEVFSSKVETKSINFEQSQLKDISHKIVEGVGVRILKDGRVGFSNSNQIDNVEVLDYAINSAKYAKEVKYDFPEIEEVKFEYGNFQSEINFESIFGDVKDIINYLEEKYHGKVDFHLVEMNSENYLTNYKTDRIAYSRVKYFDFSLSLFTITEAGFIFTGKWGWSKSKFSREELWNATKEMEKTLTGHERIAKIKSGKYRVIFSPFVVGSTLALSIGSGVNGLSLARKMSPLQNKLNEKILHESITILDDPEIDMPGSCVIDDEGIKAEKRPIVEHGVLKNFVLNLDTSADLNMKPTGNGKRGGYASLPAPDFHNLIMKEGNSPLDRMVKSIDKGILFLFPIGAGQSNIMMGDYSVNVGLGYYIENGEIVGRVKDTMISGNIYEDFQRVIEISSDFEDIPSMRGKGFARFPYVLLDGISVTTK, encoded by the coding sequence ATGGAAAAAATAATTAAGGAAGCAAAAAATAGAAATTTAAGATACGAAGTCTTTTCCTCAAAAGTTGAAACGAAGAGCATAAACTTTGAACAGAGTCAGCTCAAAGACATTTCTCATAAGATAGTAGAGGGTGTTGGGGTTAGAATCTTAAAGGATGGCCGTGTAGGCTTCAGTAATTCAAACCAGATAGATAACGTAGAGGTTCTTGACTACGCCATTAACTCAGCCAAATATGCGAAAGAAGTAAAGTACGACTTTCCCGAAATTGAAGAGGTAAAATTTGAATATGGAAACTTTCAAAGCGAAATTAATTTTGAATCCATTTTCGGTGATGTAAAAGATATAATAAACTACCTGGAAGAGAAATATCATGGGAAGGTTGACTTCCATCTGGTGGAAATGAACAGTGAAAATTACCTTACCAACTACAAAACCGACAGAATAGCCTATTCCAGGGTTAAATACTTCGACTTCTCACTATCCCTCTTTACAATAACCGAGGCAGGGTTCATCTTCACAGGTAAATGGGGATGGTCGAAGAGCAAATTTTCAAGAGAAGAGCTGTGGAATGCAACTAAAGAAATGGAAAAAACCCTAACAGGACACGAAAGAATTGCAAAAATAAAATCCGGGAAATATAGAGTAATCTTTTCACCCTTTGTTGTCGGATCTACCCTTGCGCTCTCCATCGGTTCAGGGGTAAACGGTCTCAGCCTGGCACGCAAAATGTCACCTCTTCAAAACAAGCTTAACGAAAAAATCCTCCATGAAAGTATCACAATTTTAGACGACCCAGAAATCGATATGCCTGGAAGTTGCGTCATCGACGACGAAGGCATAAAGGCTGAGAAAAGGCCAATAGTTGAACACGGCGTTTTGAAAAATTTTGTACTTAACTTGGATACATCAGCGGATCTTAATATGAAACCTACAGGCAATGGAAAAAGGGGAGGCTATGCATCACTTCCCGCTCCAGATTTTCACAATCTAATCATGAAAGAAGGAAACAGCCCACTGGATAGAATGGTAAAGAGCATTGATAAAGGCATCCTTTTCCTCTTCCCTATAGGTGCAGGCCAATCCAACATTATGATGGGAGACTACTCGGTAAACGTAGGACTTGGGTATTACATAGAAAACGGAGAAATCGTTGGCAGGGTGAAAGACACAATGATTTCCGGCAACATTTATGAAGATTTTCAAAGGGTAATTGAGATATCCAGTGATTTTGAAGATATTCCTAGCATGAGAGGCAAAGGCTTCGCAAGATTCCCTTATGTTTTACTTGACGGAATTTCCGTAACTACCAAATGA
- the alr gene encoding alanine racemase, whose product MSLNWIEISKDALIHNVNLIKEKAKGKRILAVIKSNAYGHGLIQVAQIIKDHVDAFIVGDFEEAMELYDYLKDAKIIISLPSLSEKELFETSKLDFHIFVGNLQYLNWLHSIKLAQPIKVHLEINTGMNRSGLSPEELLKALEIIYNSKSLRLKGLFSHYATLPENTKFAKIQAEKFKSIVEKIPQRENLLIHMENTSGILKLLLDFTNSVRPGISLYGLVSSETKNYNFKPVLSLYSTIIDILKIKKGEGVSYDHLFKAKRDMFVATIPFGYGNGYMWNLKGKAEIIVKGKRVPVIGKICMNHIIFDASEVIDYIKIGDKVTLIGQDGQEQITVEELAKKSGTINYEIVTKLSSKIKRIIV is encoded by the coding sequence ATGTCATTAAACTGGATAGAAATATCAAAAGATGCATTAATTCACAACGTAAATTTAATCAAAGAAAAAGCTAAAGGGAAAAGAATATTGGCGGTCATAAAATCAAACGCTTATGGTCATGGTTTAATCCAAGTGGCTCAAATCATAAAAGACCACGTAGATGCCTTCATAGTAGGAGACTTTGAAGAAGCAATGGAACTTTATGACTATCTGAAAGATGCTAAGATTATTATCTCCCTTCCTTCTCTAAGCGAGAAAGAGTTATTTGAAACATCCAAACTTGATTTCCATATCTTTGTCGGAAACCTACAATACCTCAACTGGTTACACTCCATTAAATTGGCCCAACCCATTAAGGTTCACCTTGAAATTAACACAGGAATGAATCGTTCAGGCCTATCACCTGAGGAGCTTTTGAAAGCTCTGGAGATAATATATAACTCCAAAAGCTTAAGACTAAAAGGACTTTTCTCCCACTACGCAACGCTCCCTGAAAACACGAAATTCGCAAAAATCCAAGCGGAAAAATTTAAATCCATAGTTGAAAAAATTCCACAAAGAGAAAATCTTTTAATTCACATGGAGAACACCTCGGGAATTCTAAAGCTTCTTCTTGACTTCACAAATAGTGTAAGACCTGGAATCTCTCTATATGGTCTTGTAAGTAGCGAAACAAAAAACTATAATTTCAAGCCGGTTCTGAGTCTATACTCAACTATCATTGACATTCTGAAAATTAAAAAGGGCGAAGGAGTTAGTTACGACCATCTTTTCAAAGCAAAAAGAGACATGTTTGTCGCGACTATTCCTTTTGGCTACGGCAATGGCTATATGTGGAACTTAAAAGGTAAAGCCGAAATCATCGTCAAAGGTAAAAGGGTTCCCGTAATTGGAAAAATTTGTATGAACCACATTATTTTTGATGCTTCAGAGGTAATAGATTATATTAAAATTGGAGACAAAGTTACACTTATAGGACAGGATGGTCAAGAACAAATAACCGTTGAGGAATTGGCGAAAAAAAGTGGAACAATCAACTATGAAATTGTTACAAAGCTTTCATCTAAAATAAAGAGAATTATAGTATGA